The following proteins are co-located in the Mesorhizobium australicum WSM2073 genome:
- a CDS encoding SnoaL-like domain-containing protein, translating to MTVTEIAKEFTELLKQGNNEGAAEKYNADDIASYEAMEGPMAVSHGKEALRQKSQWWQENHEVHGGSVEGPYVNGDQFAVRFTFDITPKATGERVTMDEVGLYTVKNGKITEERFYY from the coding sequence ATGACCGTCACGGAAATCGCCAAGGAGTTCACCGAACTTCTCAAGCAGGGCAACAACGAAGGTGCTGCCGAAAAATACAATGCCGACGATATCGCCAGCTACGAAGCGATGGAGGGACCGATGGCCGTCAGTCACGGCAAGGAGGCCCTCAGGCAGAAAAGCCAGTGGTGGCAAGAGAACCACGAAGTGCATGGCGGCTCGGTCGAGGGCCCTTATGTCAACGGCGATCAATTCGCGGTGCGCTTCACCTTTGACATAACGCCCAAGGCCACCGGCGAGCGTGTCACCATGGATGAGGTTGGCCTGTACACGGTCAAGAACGGCAAGATCACCGAAGAGCGCTTTTACTACTGA